One Acidimicrobiia bacterium genomic window carries:
- a CDS encoding ROK family protein, with product MTAPLRVQRKATRQDTRNQNRRLVLQRVFNEHTTTRADIARATGLTPATVSHLIAELIDEGFVIETGTGPSAGGKPPTLLDLKAGARNLISVDLSDGTLTGSVLDLKGTKTKLTAPPLPFAGGEGGLQQLFDTVDELIEAATAPVLGVGVGTPGVVDAEGTIIEASNLGWRNVPLRNLLAERYSVPICVLNNSRAAALAEYSFGGRRAENLVVIKIGNGIGAGVVMDGRIHTGEDSAAGEIGHVVVDADGPACFCGKSGCLETVAAVPYLQRTLRGLLLDPPPAPSDLLKAAAAQAAEGNDEVQEVLDGAGRNLAVVLSTTVAILDIHEVVFSGPIAGLGKPFLARLHSEIGRRVLPAVAGKLHLSYGRTGDRAVRLGAAASVLNDQLGVL from the coding sequence ATCACCGCTCCACTTCGAGTCCAACGGAAAGCCACCAGGCAGGACACCCGGAACCAGAACAGGCGCCTGGTGTTACAGCGCGTCTTCAACGAACACACAACTACGCGCGCGGACATCGCCAGGGCCACGGGCCTCACTCCGGCGACCGTATCTCACCTCATCGCCGAACTCATCGATGAAGGGTTTGTGATCGAGACCGGCACCGGGCCGTCTGCCGGTGGCAAGCCACCTACGCTGCTCGACTTGAAGGCCGGAGCACGGAACCTGATCTCCGTGGATCTGAGCGACGGCACATTGACCGGCTCCGTCCTCGACCTCAAGGGAACCAAGACGAAACTGACTGCCCCGCCCCTCCCGTTCGCAGGGGGGGAGGGTGGACTGCAGCAGCTCTTCGACACTGTTGACGAGCTGATCGAGGCGGCGACGGCGCCCGTTCTAGGTGTTGGCGTGGGGACCCCGGGCGTGGTTGATGCCGAGGGGACGATCATCGAAGCCTCCAACCTCGGCTGGCGCAATGTCCCACTGCGAAACCTCCTCGCCGAGCGATACAGCGTTCCCATATGTGTGCTGAACAACAGCCGTGCCGCCGCCCTCGCCGAGTACTCGTTCGGGGGTCGTCGTGCCGAGAACCTCGTTGTGATCAAGATCGGAAACGGTATCGGAGCGGGCGTCGTGATGGACGGCCGCATCCATACCGGAGAAGACTCTGCGGCCGGAGAGATCGGACACGTCGTCGTCGACGCCGACGGACCGGCGTGTTTTTGCGGCAAGTCCGGTTGTCTCGAGACGGTTGCGGCCGTGCCGTACCTGCAAAGAACACTCAGGGGTCTCCTGCTCGACCCGCCCCCCGCGCCGTCCGATCTGCTCAAAGCCGCCGCCGCACAGGCCGCGGAAGGAAACGACGAGGTGCAGGAGGTGCTCGACGGAGCCGGCCGCAATCTGGCGGTAGTGCTCTCGACGACTGTGGCCATCCTCGACATCCACGAAGTTGTGTTCAGCGGACCGATCGCCGGACTCGGCAAGCCGTTCCTCGCTCGCCTGCACAGCGAGATCGGACGACGCGTACTCCCCGCCGTGGCCGGGAAGCTGCATCTCAGCTACGGAAGAACCGGAGACCGAGCGGTCCGTCTCGGCGCAGCTGCCTCCGTGCTCAACGATCAGCTTGGAGTGCTCTGA
- a CDS encoding ROK family protein, with product MGIDIGGSGIKGAPVDLAAGELAGRRHRIDTPVPSTPDAVVGVVAEIVSSFGYEGPVGCTLPSVVKHGVIYTAANIDEAWIGVDGRQELERRLRMPVVLLNDADAAGIAEAAYGAARDVPGLVCLLTLGTGIGSAVFFDGVLVPNTEFGHLQFKGGDAEDYASARTRKDEALSWADWGARVGEYLRYVERVVSPDLFILGGGVSRRLDKFERYLECSTPIVPAELRNDAGIVGAALAATSL from the coding sequence ATGGGCATCGACATTGGCGGATCCGGGATCAAGGGTGCGCCTGTTGATCTGGCCGCCGGCGAGCTGGCCGGGCGGCGACATCGGATAGACACTCCCGTCCCGTCGACCCCGGATGCGGTCGTCGGTGTGGTCGCAGAGATCGTATCTTCCTTCGGATATGAAGGACCCGTCGGCTGTACCCTGCCCTCCGTTGTCAAGCACGGCGTTATTTACACGGCGGCCAACATCGACGAGGCGTGGATCGGTGTCGACGGCCGGCAGGAGCTGGAGCGCCGACTTCGCATGCCCGTCGTGTTGTTGAACGACGCAGACGCGGCCGGAATCGCCGAAGCCGCCTACGGAGCGGCGAGGGACGTGCCGGGCTTGGTTTGCCTCCTCACTCTCGGGACCGGCATCGGCAGCGCGGTGTTCTTCGATGGTGTGCTTGTTCCGAACACCGAGTTCGGTCACCTCCAGTTCAAGGGTGGCGATGCGGAGGACTATGCGTCGGCCAGGACTCGCAAGGATGAAGCGCTTTCGTGGGCAGACTGGGGTGCGCGGGTCGGTGAATATCTCCGCTACGTGGAGCGGGTCGTGTCTCCGGATCTCTTCATCCTCGGCGGTGGTGTGAGCAGGCGGCTCGATAAGTTCGAGCGGTACCTCGAATGCTCCACGCCGATTGTGCCCGCCGAACTGCGCAACGACGCAGGGATAGTGGGCGCGGCGCTGGCGGCAACCAGCCTCTAA
- the gnd gene encoding decarboxylating NADP(+)-dependent phosphogluconate dehydrogenase gives MPATADIGLIGLAVMGQNLVLNMDDHGFTVAVYNRTTSKVDEFLAGPAAGTKVIGTHSLEELAGSLVAPRRVMLMVKAGDAIDAVIEELIPLLDEGDIIIDGGNSHFTDTIRRTSHVEERGLRFIGTGVSGGEEGARHGPSIMPGGSSAAWPWVRDIFQSVAAKVADGTPCCDWVGPDGAGHFVKMIHNGIEYGDMQLIAEAYHLMKAGLGMDHDEMSSVFRAWGNAQLDSYLIDITADILAYRDEVGDPLVDKILDTAGQKGTGKWTAVSALDLGVPVTLVAEAVFARILSALKDERVVAQDVLGSSRRVIDHVADAGFAGRFVEAVRDALYASKIVSYAQGFMLLRAAAVEYGWDLDYGRIASLWREGCIIRAAFLDDIIAAYQSDPDLTNLMLDDFFASALAQAEEGWRLVVTTAVSHGIPVPAYSSALAFYDGYRSGRLPANLIQAQRDYFGAHTYERTDRPRGEFLHTNWTGRGGDTTAGTYDA, from the coding sequence ATGCCAGCAACAGCAGATATCGGCCTCATCGGCCTCGCGGTGATGGGGCAGAACCTCGTGCTGAACATGGACGATCACGGCTTCACGGTGGCGGTCTACAACCGCACCACTTCGAAGGTGGACGAGTTCCTGGCGGGCCCTGCTGCAGGAACGAAGGTGATCGGTACACACTCACTCGAAGAACTGGCCGGGTCACTGGTTGCGCCGCGCCGTGTCATGTTGATGGTCAAGGCAGGAGACGCAATCGATGCGGTCATCGAAGAACTGATCCCGCTGCTCGACGAAGGCGACATCATCATCGATGGAGGGAACTCCCATTTCACCGACACGATTCGGAGGACTTCCCACGTCGAGGAGCGGGGTCTTCGATTCATCGGCACCGGTGTCTCCGGAGGTGAGGAAGGGGCTCGGCACGGGCCCTCGATCATGCCGGGCGGGAGCAGTGCGGCATGGCCGTGGGTGAGGGACATATTCCAATCGGTCGCCGCCAAGGTCGCCGACGGGACACCGTGCTGTGACTGGGTGGGGCCGGACGGAGCAGGGCACTTCGTCAAGATGATCCACAACGGCATCGAGTACGGCGACATGCAGCTGATCGCGGAGGCCTACCACCTGATGAAGGCCGGCCTGGGAATGGACCACGACGAGATGAGTTCAGTATTTCGGGCCTGGGGCAACGCACAGCTCGACTCGTACCTCATCGACATAACCGCCGACATCCTCGCCTATCGGGATGAGGTTGGAGACCCGCTGGTCGACAAGATCCTCGACACTGCCGGGCAGAAAGGCACCGGGAAGTGGACGGCCGTTTCCGCCCTCGATCTCGGTGTGCCCGTCACGCTGGTCGCCGAAGCCGTCTTCGCCCGCATCCTCTCGGCTCTCAAAGACGAGCGAGTTGTCGCACAGGACGTGCTGGGCTCGAGCAGGCGGGTTATCGACCATGTGGCGGATGCCGGCTTCGCGGGTCGCTTCGTCGAGGCCGTCCGGGATGCTCTGTACGCGTCGAAGATCGTTTCCTACGCACAGGGCTTCATGCTTCTTCGGGCTGCTGCAGTCGAATACGGCTGGGACCTCGATTACGGCCGAATCGCCTCACTCTGGAGGGAGGGCTGCATCATCCGGGCGGCCTTCCTCGACGACATCATCGCGGCCTATCAATCGGATCCTGATCTCACCAACCTGATGCTGGATGACTTCTTCGCTTCGGCTCTGGCACAGGCAGAGGAAGGATGGCGTCTCGTGGTGACCACCGCCGTTTCCCATGGGATTCCCGTCCCCGCCTACTCCTCGGCACTTGCCTTCTACGACGGCTACCGGAGCGGCCGATTGCCGGCCAACCTGATCCAGGCTCAGCGCGACTATTTCGGCGCCCACACCTACGAACGAACGGACAGGCCGCGCGGCGAGTTCCTCCACACGAACTGGACCGGGAGGGGCGGCGACACCACGGCGGGGACCTACGACGCCTGA
- a CDS encoding ABC transporter substrate-binding protein, whose protein sequence is MNRRILVAFLVVFALIVSACAADSDATTTTAADVSDTTAPTTETTAATTDTTEAPTDSTEPAPEGPYEHLARAEAGEYSGTEVTILAQWIEAEGEAFEATLADFAARTGININYDGITDYETVLTVRVEGGDTPDLAQIAQPGLMNVFAEQGVLVNLSEWINEDQLFSDYSSAWTDQASYNGSTYGVYFKGDTKSLVWYPVQAFADAGYEIPETWDELTALSDQIVADGGKPWCISIEHGDASGWVATDWLEDILLRTAPVEVYEQWIAHEIPFNHPEVMEAAAIMKDYWFESDYVLGGNIGINATWVGDTPKPMFDEGGPSCWMHRQASWISGFFPADPTRGTDAEGNEILYQAGEDAKFFYLPPIEEASGRPVLGGGDMFVMFNDRPEVRAVMEYMATADAAKGWIAAGSLISPNSSVPVDWYTTYAGQEIASILAAATTLQFDASDLMPADVGQGTFWSGMVDWVAANGEGTEDIFQEIEDSWPES, encoded by the coding sequence ATGAATCGACGAATTCTCGTCGCGTTCCTGGTGGTGTTCGCGCTCATCGTGTCCGCCTGTGCGGCCGATAGCGACGCAACCACCACGACGGCCGCGGATGTCTCGGACACCACCGCGCCGACAACGGAAACAACAGCAGCAACAACCGACACCACCGAGGCCCCAACGGACAGCACCGAGCCTGCCCCGGAGGGCCCGTATGAGCACCTTGCTCGCGCAGAAGCCGGCGAGTACTCGGGCACCGAGGTGACGATTCTGGCTCAGTGGATAGAGGCCGAAGGTGAGGCCTTCGAGGCCACGCTGGCGGACTTCGCAGCCCGCACCGGAATCAACATCAACTACGACGGAATCACCGACTACGAGACGGTGCTGACGGTCAGGGTCGAGGGTGGCGACACCCCGGACCTCGCCCAGATCGCCCAACCGGGTTTGATGAACGTGTTCGCCGAACAGGGCGTCCTCGTCAACTTGAGTGAGTGGATCAATGAAGACCAGCTCTTCAGCGACTACAGCTCGGCGTGGACCGATCAGGCCAGCTACAACGGCAGCACCTACGGCGTGTACTTCAAGGGTGACACGAAGTCGCTCGTCTGGTATCCGGTTCAGGCTTTCGCCGACGCCGGTTATGAGATCCCCGAAACTTGGGATGAGCTGACCGCATTGAGCGACCAGATCGTCGCAGACGGCGGCAAGCCCTGGTGCATCAGCATCGAGCACGGCGACGCCTCCGGCTGGGTTGCCACCGACTGGCTCGAGGATATTCTCCTGCGCACAGCGCCGGTTGAGGTCTACGAGCAGTGGATCGCCCACGAGATCCCCTTCAATCACCCCGAGGTGATGGAAGCCGCCGCCATAATGAAGGACTACTGGTTCGAATCGGACTACGTCCTGGGCGGCAACATCGGTATCAACGCCACCTGGGTAGGTGATACACCGAAGCCGATGTTCGATGAAGGCGGCCCGAGCTGCTGGATGCACCGTCAGGCCTCCTGGATCTCCGGATTCTTCCCGGCCGATCCGACCAGAGGAACCGATGCAGAAGGCAACGAGATCCTCTACCAGGCCGGCGAAGACGCCAAGTTCTTCTACCTGCCTCCGATCGAAGAAGCGTCCGGGCGGCCGGTGCTGGGCGGTGGGGACATGTTCGTCATGTTCAACGACCGTCCCGAGGTCCGTGCAGTCATGGAGTACATGGCGACCGCCGACGCAGCGAAGGGCTGGATCGCCGCAGGATCGCTGATCTCCCCGAATAGCTCGGTTCCGGTCGACTGGTACACGACCTACGCCGGCCAGGAGATTGCGAGCATCCTCGCCGCTGCGACCACGCTGCAGTTCGATGCGTCGGACCTGATGCCGGCCGACGTCGGACAGGGAACGTTCTGGTCCGGCATGGTCGACTGGGTCGCCGCCAACGGCGAAGGAACAGAAGACATCTTCCAGGAAATCGAAGACAGCTGGCCGGAGAGCTAG
- a CDS encoding PIG-L family deacetylase — MILTRRGAQIYVPDGTDTDEAIARTTHMAIGAHQDDIPIMAHHGILECFGRDDHWFAGITVTDGAGSPRAGLYGDYTDSQMQAVRIIEEKKAAHVGEYGAAVLLDYPSSAVKNPADASVADELAHLIAAAHPDVIYTHNLADKHDTHVAVALRTIAALRSLPREARPSAVYGCEVWRDLDWLADADKIAFDVSAHENLAAAVLGVYDSQISGGKRYDLATAGRRLAHATFSESHSVDTAQALIYGMDLTPLVEDPYRDIDDFVRSHIERMQLEISMRITTLLGGK, encoded by the coding sequence ATGATCCTGACCAGACGTGGAGCACAGATCTATGTCCCCGACGGCACAGACACCGATGAGGCTATCGCCAGAACGACACACATGGCCATCGGCGCCCACCAGGACGACATCCCGATCATGGCGCACCACGGGATTCTCGAATGCTTCGGTCGCGATGATCATTGGTTCGCGGGCATCACCGTGACCGATGGGGCGGGAAGCCCGCGGGCAGGCCTGTACGGCGACTACACCGACTCGCAGATGCAGGCAGTCCGCATCATCGAGGAAAAGAAAGCGGCTCATGTCGGCGAGTACGGCGCGGCCGTTCTTCTGGACTATCCGAGCTCGGCCGTCAAGAACCCCGCCGACGCGAGCGTCGCCGACGAACTGGCTCACCTGATCGCCGCCGCCCATCCGGACGTGATCTACACCCACAACCTCGCCGACAAACACGACACCCATGTCGCGGTGGCCCTCCGGACCATCGCGGCGCTGCGATCGCTCCCCCGAGAGGCCAGGCCGTCGGCCGTCTACGGATGCGAAGTGTGGCGCGACCTCGACTGGCTGGCAGACGCAGACAAGATCGCCTTCGACGTGTCGGCACACGAGAACCTGGCGGCAGCCGTGCTCGGTGTCTACGACTCGCAGATCAGCGGCGGCAAGCGCTACGACCTGGCCACTGCCGGAAGACGTCTTGCCCATGCCACATTCTCCGAGAGCCACTCGGTCGACACCGCCCAAGCTCTCATCTACGGCATGGATCTGACACCACTCGTCGAAGATCCATATCGCGACATCGACGACTTCGTTCGCTCGCACATCGAAAGGATGCAACTCGAGATTTCAATGCGCATCACAACCCTCCTGGGGGGCAAGTGA
- the hflX gene encoding GTPase HflX, whose product MTTGRGGRRLTATVTDLEVQRQRAYLIGVATSSAAGESANRSLAELGRLTTTAGSDPVFSELLVRSELEPALLIGRGQAERAVELSNTLDIDVVVFDNSLSPAQQRNLQNLFECDVVDRQAVILDIFAQHATSRAGMLQVELALLQYYLPRLRGKGVQLSRQAGGIGTRGPGETKLETDRRRILQRIARLKRELKEVSATRQTQRKARVRSELPLVALVGYTNAGKSTLLNQITNADVLVEDQLFSTLDSSVRRTELPGGTPALFSDTVGFIRDLPHQLVEAFQSTLDEVHNADLLLHVVDGSDPDADAQIAAVRAVLGEIGAEQVPELFVINKRDQADSTAIDRLVAMHEGVAISARDGEGLPQLLEVIEHTLTSTDYRVSLEIPYDRGDLMALLHRSGAVLDESHTEAGTLVDARLRGDMAAQFADWTVKDEHSE is encoded by the coding sequence GTGACGACGGGCAGGGGCGGGCGCCGGCTCACCGCAACGGTCACGGATCTAGAGGTTCAACGGCAGCGGGCCTACCTGATCGGAGTTGCCACCTCATCCGCCGCCGGCGAGTCTGCCAACCGTTCACTCGCCGAGCTCGGGCGGTTGACGACCACGGCAGGCTCAGACCCGGTCTTCAGCGAGTTGCTCGTCCGTTCGGAGCTGGAACCGGCGCTGCTCATCGGTAGAGGCCAGGCCGAGCGCGCCGTGGAGCTCAGCAACACACTCGACATCGACGTCGTTGTGTTCGACAACTCGCTCAGTCCGGCGCAGCAACGCAACCTTCAGAACCTTTTCGAATGCGACGTCGTCGACCGCCAGGCGGTGATCCTCGATATCTTCGCCCAACACGCAACCAGCCGGGCTGGGATGCTCCAGGTGGAGCTCGCGCTGCTCCAGTATTACCTCCCGCGCTTGCGAGGAAAGGGTGTCCAGCTCAGCCGTCAGGCCGGCGGAATCGGCACACGCGGCCCGGGTGAAACGAAACTCGAGACCGATCGGCGCCGGATCCTCCAGCGGATCGCACGACTGAAGCGAGAGCTGAAGGAAGTCTCCGCTACCCGCCAGACTCAGCGCAAGGCAAGGGTTCGATCCGAGCTGCCCCTGGTCGCGCTCGTGGGATACACCAATGCCGGCAAGTCGACCCTTCTCAATCAGATAACGAACGCCGACGTTCTCGTGGAGGATCAGCTCTTCTCAACCCTCGATTCATCGGTGCGAAGAACCGAGCTGCCGGGGGGAACTCCGGCACTGTTCTCCGACACCGTCGGATTCATCAGGGACCTCCCCCACCAGCTCGTGGAGGCGTTCCAGTCGACCCTCGACGAAGTGCACAACGCCGACCTGCTCCTACATGTGGTCGACGGGTCCGATCCCGATGCCGACGCGCAGATAGCAGCCGTCCGGGCCGTGCTGGGAGAGATCGGTGCGGAGCAGGTTCCCGAACTGTTCGTCATCAACAAGCGGGACCAGGCCGACTCCACGGCGATCGACCGGCTCGTCGCCATGCATGAGGGTGTTGCGATCTCTGCTCGCGACGGCGAGGGACTGCCGCAATTACTCGAGGTGATCGAGCACACCCTCACCTCCACCGACTACCGGGTTTCTCTCGAGATCCCCTACGACCGCGGAGACCTGATGGCGTTGTTGCACAGAAGCGGGGCCGTGCTGGACGAGTCGCACACCGAAGCGGGCACCCTGGTGGATGCCCGCTTGCGGGGCGATATGGCGGCTCAGTTTGCCGACTGGACCGTGAAGGACGAGCACTCCGAGTAG
- a CDS encoding helix-turn-helix domain-containing protein: MPEYLSLGDLMQRRRAALGLTQARLAELVGRSPSTIRSWERDRSVPAEPSAYAALSAVLGLTDEEIESAISGGRSQTPAPDATDLEGSLPGDPDPTGASIEPPPAGGSPELEADRGDRPADGRPLAARSGETGSTPAPSGSPGGDRRDPPEAGPATPASRADETVRTEAAPPEPAVSRAVSRLPRVPSYLDDPAEVRTYRARTILTAVLLVLMLMVLVWAFGEAREALGSLFGDQAL; the protein is encoded by the coding sequence ATGCCGGAATATCTCTCCCTTGGTGATTTGATGCAGCGTCGTCGTGCGGCGCTTGGTTTGACACAGGCGCGCCTTGCCGAGCTGGTCGGCCGGTCACCGTCGACCATCCGGAGCTGGGAGCGGGATCGCTCGGTTCCAGCGGAGCCCTCGGCTTATGCGGCTCTCTCCGCCGTGCTCGGATTGACCGATGAAGAGATCGAATCTGCCATCAGCGGTGGGCGATCTCAGACCCCCGCACCGGACGCCACGGATCTCGAAGGGTCTCTGCCCGGCGATCCGGATCCCACAGGGGCTTCAATCGAACCGCCGCCGGCCGGAGGAAGTCCGGAGCTCGAAGCAGATCGAGGCGACCGCCCTGCGGATGGCCGGCCACTTGCGGCGAGGTCCGGCGAGACGGGTTCGACGCCGGCACCGAGCGGTTCGCCGGGAGGGGATCGACGAGACCCACCGGAAGCCGGGCCGGCCACCCCTGCCTCCCGGGCCGATGAAACCGTGCGAACAGAGGCGGCGCCCCCCGAACCGGCTGTCTCCCGGGCGGTATCCAGATTGCCCAGAGTTCCCTCCTATCTCGACGATCCCGCCGAGGTGCGCACGTACCGGGCGCGAACGATCCTGACCGCCGTCCTCCTGGTGCTCATGCTCATGGTTCTCGTCTGGGCCTTCGGCGAGGCCCGCGAGGCCCTCGGATCGCTGTTCGGCGACCAGGCCCTCTGA
- a CDS encoding ROK family protein, translated as MSPTPELLIKPRISPPLDPGFLPAVLFNRSCLAGIRRSGSATRLVVGLARPDGSLSTYETIVHDGSAPNERAESLYYAERLVKFLLWQRGASRLLIGGPGYIGEHLDSVYSRDGARSFDFEFMSKIYNTPFRVEVIDVDEMPPASEPTVPLGRHLEGCRIGFDLGASDYKISAVIDGMCVYSDEFPWHPRDEADIAYHYEHIASGLRRAAEHLPRVDAIGGSSAGVWIDDQVRAASLFRGIPEEAFEKEAGNLFVQIRDEWHVPLNVVNDGEVTALAGSMSLEQNAVLGIAMGSSEAAGYVTGDGNITRWLNELAFAPIDYQAGAPADEWSGDVGCGVQYLCQTGVIRLAERAGISIDARLTPAQKLEAIQDLMREGDDRVPPIYETIGVWLGYAVAHYADFYDVEHVLVLGRVTSGMGGEIIVRTAERVLTAEFPELAIRLHVPDEKMKRVGQSVAAASLPLISNRGS; from the coding sequence ATGTCGCCAACCCCCGAGCTCCTGATCAAACCTCGTATCTCCCCACCATTGGATCCGGGTTTCCTCCCTGCCGTGTTGTTCAATAGGTCGTGTCTCGCCGGGATCCGACGGTCGGGCTCGGCGACACGACTGGTGGTCGGGCTGGCAAGACCCGACGGTTCGCTCTCGACCTACGAAACGATCGTGCACGACGGGTCGGCCCCCAACGAGCGCGCCGAGAGCCTCTACTACGCCGAGCGGCTCGTGAAGTTCTTGCTGTGGCAGCGGGGGGCCAGCAGGCTCTTGATCGGCGGGCCCGGCTACATCGGCGAACACCTCGACTCCGTCTATTCCCGGGACGGTGCACGGTCCTTCGACTTCGAGTTCATGTCGAAGATCTACAACACGCCCTTCCGGGTCGAAGTGATCGACGTGGATGAAATGCCTCCCGCAAGCGAACCGACAGTACCGCTCGGCCGCCATCTGGAGGGATGTCGCATAGGATTCGATCTGGGGGCCAGCGACTACAAGATCAGCGCCGTGATCGATGGAATGTGCGTGTACTCGGACGAGTTCCCCTGGCATCCCAGGGATGAAGCCGACATTGCCTACCACTACGAGCACATCGCATCAGGGCTCCGCAGAGCCGCCGAGCACCTTCCCCGAGTCGATGCAATAGGCGGCAGCTCCGCAGGAGTATGGATCGACGATCAGGTGAGGGCGGCCTCCCTCTTCAGGGGAATCCCCGAGGAAGCGTTCGAGAAGGAAGCCGGGAACCTGTTCGTGCAGATCCGCGACGAATGGCATGTCCCCCTCAACGTCGTCAACGATGGGGAGGTCACCGCGCTTGCCGGTTCGATGAGCCTCGAACAGAACGCGGTGCTCGGCATCGCAATGGGCTCGAGCGAGGCGGCGGGATACGTGACGGGCGACGGCAACATCACGCGCTGGCTCAACGAGCTTGCCTTCGCTCCGATCGACTACCAGGCGGGCGCACCCGCTGACGAGTGGTCGGGCGATGTCGGGTGCGGGGTCCAGTATCTCTGTCAGACCGGGGTCATCCGACTGGCCGAGAGGGCCGGGATCTCGATCGACGCCCGCCTTACGCCGGCGCAGAAATTGGAGGCCATCCAGGATCTGATGCGAGAGGGCGACGATCGAGTCCCTCCGATATACGAGACAATCGGAGTGTGGCTTGGATATGCCGTCGCCCACTACGCCGATTTCTACGACGTCGAACACGTCCTGGTCCTCGGCAGAGTCACTTCGGGGATGGGCGGTGAGATCATCGTCCGAACCGCCGAACGCGTGCTCACCGCAGAGTTTCCCGAGTTGGCGATCCGGCTCCACGTACCGGACGAGAAGATGAAGCGAGTCGGCCAGTCGGTGGCAGCTGCGTCTCTCCCCCTGATTTCGAACCGGGGCTCGTAA
- a CDS encoding LysR family transcriptional regulator produces MLTTNELQVFIAAAETENFSEAGRRLGVSQPAISMQIKALEERLGLQLFERAGRHISLSEAGRTLMPMARETIDRVIGIEETMASLQGDVVGLLKLACSTTAGKYVLPALLSGLMARHPEVEVVCQVTQRAAALDTLRRGDAHIALSSLRLPFRDVEYRPFLTDSIVLVVPPQHRWANLSEPILPEDLLKEHFIVRESTSGTLDALRQGLEWHDLSLDHLHKVMTLGNAEAIRMAVQEGIGIAFVSAMVALEAVEMGKLSVVEVEGLELEKTVYMARDTDRPATRAQAAFWDWAFDPANEKIRERPTLRAGERQGGLQPQPPADS; encoded by the coding sequence ATGTTGACAACCAACGAGCTGCAGGTCTTCATTGCCGCCGCCGAAACTGAGAACTTCTCGGAAGCCGGGCGCCGGCTGGGTGTGTCTCAGCCGGCGATAAGCATGCAGATCAAAGCGCTGGAGGAGCGCCTCGGTTTGCAGCTCTTCGAGCGCGCCGGCCGTCACATCTCCCTGTCGGAGGCCGGACGGACACTGATGCCGATGGCCCGTGAGACGATCGACCGGGTTATCGGGATCGAGGAAACGATGGCGTCTCTCCAAGGCGACGTGGTCGGTCTTCTCAAGCTGGCGTGCAGCACGACTGCGGGGAAGTACGTTCTCCCTGCTCTGCTGTCCGGCCTGATGGCCCGTCATCCCGAGGTGGAGGTCGTCTGTCAGGTGACCCAGAGGGCGGCCGCCCTGGATACGCTGCGCCGCGGCGACGCACACATTGCTCTGAGCAGCCTGCGGTTGCCTTTCAGGGATGTGGAGTACCGTCCGTTCCTGACCGACAGCATCGTGCTCGTGGTTCCTCCTCAACATCGGTGGGCGAACCTGTCGGAACCGATCCTTCCCGAGGATCTGCTCAAGGAGCACTTCATCGTGCGCGAGTCGACTTCGGGCACGCTCGACGCGCTGCGGCAGGGACTCGAATGGCACGACCTGAGCCTCGATCACCTGCACAAAGTGATGACCCTCGGAAATGCCGAAGCTATTCGAATGGCGGTCCAGGAAGGCATCGGGATAGCGTTCGTGTCGGCGATGGTCGCGCTCGAAGCTGTTGAGATGGGCAAGCTATCCGTTGTTGAGGTCGAAGGCCTGGAGCTCGAGAAGACCGTATACATGGCGCGCGACACAGACCGGCCGGCAACGCGGGCGCAGGCGGCGTTCTGGGACTGGGCATTCGACCCCGCCAACGAGAAGATCCGTGAGCGGCCGACACTGCGAGCTGGCGAACGGCAGGGCGGCCTCCAGCCGCAGCCGCCGGCTGATAGCTAG